One stretch of Tachysurus fulvidraco isolate hzauxx_2018 chromosome 12, HZAU_PFXX_2.0, whole genome shotgun sequence DNA includes these proteins:
- the prph2la gene encoding photoreceptor outer segment membrane glycoprotein 2 produces the protein MAVLRVRFTKAQRDRLAQVLWLLNWISVVTGLILFSLGLFLKVEINKRRELMAKQAVHSVPDMLIAVGLIACVINFVGGKICYDCVDTNKFLRWKLLMLPYIICTFFFTLCVLVGALMCYTMHGELKESLALGLQDAIRFYKDTDTPGRCFLKSTVDLLQIQFQCCGNAGHRDWFQIQWISTRYLDMSKREVVDRLRSNVEGKYLVDGVPFSCCNINSPRPCIQYQITNNSAHFNYDYQTDELNLWNKGCHKALVEYFTYIMHSIGLIVLLIWLFELSVLTGVRYLQTALENVLLQEDPESESEGWLLENSFAETARSSFNIIKNLGKGNQIEAENGDPNVNKPSTAHYGPDNVPPKQIPVVS, from the exons ATGGCTGTTCTACGAGTAAGATTCACTAAAGCCCAGAGGGACAGGCTTGCCCAAGTGCTGTGGTTGCTGAATTGGATCTCGGTGGTGACGGGCCTCATCCTGTTCAGTCTGGGACTTTTCCTAAAAGTGGAGATCAACAAAAGAAGAGAGCTAATGGCTAAGCAGGCAGTTCATTCTGTACCAGATATGCTAATTGCAGTGGGGCTGATAGCCTGTGTGATCAATTTTGTTGGAGGAAAGATCTGTTATGACTGCGTAGACACCAACAAGTTCTTGCGCTGGAAGCTTTTGATGCTCCCTTATATAATTTGCACATTCTTCTTCACCCTATGTGTGCTGGTCGGCGCACTAATGTGCTACACCATGCATGGGGAACTGAAGGAATCCCTAGCACTGGGCCTACAAGATGCTATACGCTTCTATAAAGATACAGACACACCAGGCCGTTGCTTCCTTAAAAGCACTGTTGACCTGCTGCAGATCCAGTTCCAATGTTGCGGTAATGCAGGCCACAGGGACTGGTTCCAGATTCAGTGGATTAGTACTCGCTACCTGGACATGTCCAAGCGGGAAGTGGTGGA CCGTTTACGCAGCAACGTGGAAGGAAAATACCTGGTTGATGGAGTACCTTTCAGTTGCTGTAACATCAACTCACCTCGACCATGCATTCAGTATCAGATCACCAACAACTCAGCCCACTTTAACTACGATTACCAGACAGATGAGCTCAACTTGTGGAATAAAGGTTGTCACAAGGCTTTGGTGGAATACTTCACCTACATAATGCACTCAATCGGCCTGATTGTGCTTCTCATTTGGCTTTTTGAG CTTTCTGTGCTGACTGGTGTCCGTTACTTGCAAACAGCCTTGGAGAATGTCCTGCTTCAAGAAGACCCAGAGTCTGAATCAGAAGGATGGCTGCTGGAGAACAGCTTTGCAGAGACTGCACGCTCTAGCTTCAACATCATAAAAAACCTGGGCAAGGGGAATCAGATTGAGGCTGAAAATGGGGACCCCAATGTAAACAAGCCATCAACAGCACACTATGGTCCTGATAATGTACCTCCAAAGCAAATACCTGTGGTCAGTTAA
- the LOC113659720 gene encoding uncharacterized protein LOC113659720: MFMYMYKLYFLIFSGHIPHPFSALLYQCLFNGSLTPGDFLKLFRESVTELNSSKQHTRLMVVLPTYIENNEDNRNTSQSPETFCHLALPPSPVELQKEQMKLLQNDRMEVYVSPADVSPGSTSADSMESACSFITSSSPSFLPPLQHSLSGNHMPSKDVTQYCSPFTLIAGCSSKATLIKSLCKESVHELVSSENEVIDDKVTEPHSESIRAGYEREQFRVLSSESVYIQDSICDEASGSSSFLDLKPLKRALEPYPPVKKSLGSFCYDPQNVTDQPEILTSCARAETMQELLEQVHDQALILKAGNPKQPSVLESVRSSKLLMDFNPVWPGSRPHQPQRSLGTSLLPLSPIEKTRDKATSEGRNAGIKEVVCFRTTSDRVGDYKLGSWWKQALETRRASTGLLPAIEQVPAVTKEKRHSLFLGWPQSHGLIRGLKQEVIQATKDESSRKAEGKRCKQVKQF; encoded by the exons ATGTTCATGTACATGTACAAGTTATATTTTCTAATATTCTCAGGGCATATTCCTCATCCATTTTCTGCACTGCTCTACCAGTGTCTGTTTAATGGCTCTCTAACTCCCGGAGATTTTCTCAAATTATTTAGAGAATCTGTGACAGAGCTTAACTcatcaaaacaacacacaag GCTGATGGTGGTGTTGCCAACATACATAGAGAACAATGAAGATAACAGGAATACTTCTCAGTCACCCGAGACATTTTGTCATTTAGCCTTACCTCCTAGTCCTGTAGAGCTCCAGAAGGAACAAATGAAGTTGTTACAGAATGATAGAATG GAGGTTTATGTGTCTCCAGCAGATGTCTCTCCTGGCTCCACATCTGCAGACAGCATGGAGTCTGCATGCTCCTTCATTACTTCCTCCTCTCCTTCATTTCTTCCCCCTCTCCAGCATTCGCTGAGCGGCAATCACATGCCATCTAAAGATGTTACGCAGTACTGTTCTCCTTTCACCCTCATTGCAGGGTGCAGCTCAAAGGCAACGCTCATCAAAAGCTTGTGCAAAGAAAGTGTACATGAGCTGGTCAGCTCTGAGA ACGAAGTGATTGATGATAAGGTCACAGAGCCACATTCAGAGAGCATTAGGGCAGGATATGAGAGAGAACAGTTCCGTGTTTTATCTTCTGAGAGTGTTTATATCCAAGACTCCATTTGTGATGAAGCTTCTGGATCAAGCAGCTTTTTGGACCTGAAGCCTTTAAAA AGAGCACTGGAGCCTTACCCTCCAGTTAAGAAGAGCCTTGGGTCCTTCTGTTATGATCCTCAGAATGTCACAGACCAGCCGGAGATCCTCACTTCATGTGCCCGTGCTGAGACTATGCAGGAGCTTCTGGAGCAGGTCCATGATCAGGCCCTTATATTAAAGGCTGGGAATCCCAAACAACCATCAGTTTTAGAGTCTGTCAGGAGTTCCAAACTGTTAATGGATTTTAACCCAGTGTGGCCTGGCTCTCGTCCTCATCAGCCTCAGCGTTCTCTTGGAACTTCATTATTACCACTGAGCCCCATTGAGAAGACCAGAGACAAAGCAACCAGTGAGGGCAGAAATGCAGGAATTAAAGAGGTAGTGTGTTTTAGGACCACATCAGATCGAGTGGGTGACTATAAACTGGGCAGCTGGTGGAAGCAGGCTCTGGAGACAAGAAGAGCCTCCACTGGATTGCTGCCTGCTATCGAGCAGGTGCCTGCTGTCACGAAAG AGAAAAGACACTCTCTTTTTCTAGGATGGCCTCAGTCTCATGGGCTTATCAGAGGACTCAAACAAGAGGTTATACAg GCTACAAAGGATGAGTCAAGCAGAAAAGCTGAAGGGAAAAGGTGCAAACAGGTCAAACAATtctga